One Xiphophorus maculatus strain JP 163 A chromosome 9, X_maculatus-5.0-male, whole genome shotgun sequence DNA segment encodes these proteins:
- the LOC102227603 gene encoding alanine aminotransferase 2-like, translated as MSSVQEVNPRVRGIRDPVNLQNLAAQISHQIAQGEQKAFTKVIDLSSCDPHRTGMPPISFVRQVLSLCCYPELLKEDSFPLDVKQKTQKLLEACNGGSIGSYSSSTVGLPPIQRSVAEFLTRRDGGINSNPEDIILSSGSQKTLAMMIRLLSREDGQDGVLAPLPFPHTLPMLLDEVGVELVPYRLTEERGWALDLEELHRALMTARRQCDPRAIYVSNPGNPTGHVQDRETIEKIIHFAASERLVLLVEEVYQDSVFGQDKKFLSYKKVLFEMGVSYSETVEMVSFHSISTATMGECGLRGGYMELINLDPAVKKFLFHAPGSPSILPQLAMEIMVNPPAPGDASYEKYTQEILLRAETLSQNAGRACKLLNSLPGMSCQPAMGGVFLYPRLHLPAEIIEEAKMLRLSADVLYCRRLLEEEGICLGPGCENGHNDENFHIRFCVLAPPAVLEDVLTRLCSFHRHLLNRSD; from the exons GGTGAGCAGAAAGCTTTTACAAAGGTGATTGATCTTAGCTCCTGTGATCCCCACCGGACAGGGATGCCACCCATCTCATTTGTTCGCCAG GTCTTATCACTGTGTTGTTACCCGGAGCTCCTCAAAGAAGACAGCTTTCCTCTTGATGTCAAGCAGAAGACACAGAAGCTTCTGGAAGCCTGTAATGGAGGCAGCATTG GTTCATATTCTTCCTCTACTGTTGGGTTACCTCCAATCCAAAGATCTGTTGCTGAGTTTCTCACAAGAAGAGATGGTGGGATAAATTCAAATCCAGAGGACATAATCTTATCCAGTGGCTCACAGAAGACTTTGGCG atgatGATACGTTTGCTGTCACGTGAGGATGGACAGGATGGTGTGTTGGCCCCCCTTCCATTTCCACACACATTACCCATGCTGCTGGATGAAGTGGGGGTGGAACTGGTGCCCTACAGGCTGACGGAGGAGCGAGGATGGGCTTTAGACCTGGAAGAGCTGCACCGAGCCCTAATGACCGCGAGGAGGCAGTGTGATCCCAGAGCCATTTACGTCAGTAACCCGGGAAACCCAACAG GTCATGTGCAAGACAgagaaacaatagaaaaaattattcattttgcaGCATCGGAGCGACTTGTTTTGCTAGTTGAAGAG GTTTACCAGGACAGTGTGTTTGGACAGGACAAAAAATTTCTCTCATATAAAAAGGTCCTGTTTGAGATGGGAGTTTCCTACTCAGAGACAGTGGAGATGGTGTCATTCCACTCAATATCGACAGCCACAATGGGAGA GTGCGGTCTGAGAGGAGGCTATATGGAGTTAATCAATTTGGATCCGGCggtgaaaaagtttttattccATGCTCCAGGCAGTCCTTCCATTTTACCACAGCTGGCTATGGAGATCATGGTCAATCCACCTGCACCTGGAGATGCTTCGTATGAAAAATACACACAG GAGATTCTTCTGAGAGCAGAAACACTCTCCCAGAATGCAGGACGAGCATGCAAGCTTCTGAACTCCCTACCAGGGATGAGCTGCCAGCCGGCGATGGGAGGAGTCTTCCTTTATCCTCGCCTGCATTTACCTGCTGAAATCATTGAGGAGGCCAAG ATGTTACGACTGTCAGCAGATGTTCTGTACTGTCGGAGGTTACTGGAGGAAGAAGGTATTTGTTTGGGGCCTGGCTGTGAAAACGGACACAATGATGAAAACTTTCACATCAG attttgtgttttagcacCTCCTGCTGTCCTGGAGGACGTCCTGACACGTCTTTGTTCTTTTCACCGTCATCTCCTCAACAGATCTGACTGA